From Marinobacter alexandrii, one genomic window encodes:
- the pyk gene encoding pyruvate kinase, with protein sequence MSSITKRTKIVATLGPASNNKETITKLIEAGANVLRLNFSHGSHEDHKKVKDYIREIGKEKEYHVGILQDLQGPKIRIGLMKDGGMEISDGQELIITTDEVEGDNKRVSTVYKEIVNDVKAGDTILIDDGNIELKTVSVSDNEVVTEVVHGGVLKSRKGINLPDTEVSAPCLTEKDLEDLQFGLAQDVDWIALSFVRKADDIRELKEIIEKAGKDTKVVAKIEKPEALSNIDEIIEVTDAIMVARGDLGVEIPMHEVPLWQKKIVEKCNQTAKPVIIATQMMESMIENPRPTRAETNDVANAVMDGADALMLSAESAAGKFPIEAVQKMSETIMAVESEASSIYNRYYDKQFESSTRVNDLLIRASCRLAENTGARALVCMTKSGYTGFRTAMHRSTAEIYLFTNNEKLVHQMCLVWGVKTFLYDSHENIDKTLVEIEKKLVDSENLKKGDIFINTSSMPQHWHGHTNMMKVSVVE encoded by the coding sequence ATGAGTTCCATTACTAAGCGAACAAAGATCGTGGCAACCTTAGGTCCTGCCAGCAACAACAAAGAGACCATTACTAAATTGATAGAGGCGGGAGCCAATGTTTTGCGATTAAACTTTTCTCATGGCTCTCATGAAGATCATAAAAAGGTAAAGGATTATATCCGTGAGATAGGAAAGGAAAAAGAATATCATGTTGGAATCCTTCAGGATTTGCAAGGGCCTAAAATCAGAATTGGGCTGATGAAAGATGGAGGTATGGAAATTAGTGATGGTCAAGAATTAATCATCACTACCGATGAAGTAGAGGGAGATAATAAACGAGTGAGCACTGTATACAAAGAGATTGTAAATGATGTGAAGGCAGGCGATACAATCCTTATTGATGATGGAAATATAGAATTGAAAACCGTTTCAGTAAGTGATAATGAGGTGGTCACAGAGGTGGTCCATGGAGGTGTTTTGAAATCTCGAAAAGGAATCAACTTACCGGATACGGAAGTATCCGCACCTTGTCTTACCGAAAAAGATTTAGAAGATCTTCAATTTGGATTGGCTCAGGATGTGGATTGGATTGCGTTGAGCTTTGTTCGAAAAGCCGATGATATCCGAGAACTCAAAGAAATAATAGAAAAGGCAGGAAAGGATACCAAAGTAGTGGCTAAAATTGAAAAGCCAGAAGCATTAAGTAACATTGACGAGATCATAGAGGTCACAGATGCTATAATGGTCGCTAGAGGCGATCTTGGTGTTGAGATACCGATGCATGAAGTTCCGCTTTGGCAAAAGAAAATTGTGGAAAAATGCAATCAGACTGCTAAGCCAGTGATTATTGCTACTCAGATGATGGAGAGCATGATTGAAAATCCACGTCCGACTCGAGCGGAAACAAATGATGTAGCCAACGCCGTAATGGATGGTGCCGACGCATTGATGCTTTCTGCTGAGTCTGCAGCAGGAAAGTTTCCAATAGAAGCCGTTCAAAAAATGTCTGAAACGATTATGGCGGTAGAATCCGAGGCGAGTTCGATATACAACAGGTATTACGACAAGCAGTTTGAATCAAGCACTCGAGTGAATGATCTCTTGATCAGAGCATCATGCCGACTGGCAGAGAATACCGGAGCACGTGCACTGGTATGCATGACTAAATCAGGATACACCGGGTTTAGAACAGCTATGCATAGATCCACAGCAGAAATCTATTTGTTTACCAATAATGAGAAGTTGGTTCATCAGATGTGTTTGGTATGGGGTGTAAAAACCTTTCTATATGATTCACATGAAAACATAGATAAAACACTGGTAGAAATTGAAAAGAAACTGGTAGATAGTGAAAACTTGAAAAAAGGAGATATTTTCATCAACACTTCATCTATGCCGCAACACTGGCACGGTCATACGAATATGATGAAGGTGAGCGTGGTAGAGTAA
- a CDS encoding IPExxxVDY family protein, whose amino-acid sequence MKKNKLDGGYAIDFDLFGLVCNKKEYKLAWHINEAMNISLIKQEDVKIEYADNTAILISNFIYETEFQTIELLQNKLVGGGNVKNQLLLPELKQFDYLMKFKDQTGELTTGNVNVIFKEISIIEYAIRLNFDTLKSKENLLY is encoded by the coding sequence ATGAAGAAAAACAAATTAGATGGCGGGTATGCCATTGATTTTGATTTATTCGGGCTGGTATGCAATAAAAAGGAATATAAACTCGCATGGCATATCAATGAAGCGATGAACATTTCGCTGATAAAACAAGAAGATGTCAAAATTGAATATGCTGATAATACAGCTATTTTAATTTCAAATTTCATATATGAAACTGAATTCCAGACAATCGAGCTGTTACAAAATAAGCTGGTAGGTGGAGGAAATGTAAAAAATCAATTATTGCTACCAGAACTGAAGCAATTTGATTATCTAATGAAATTTAAGGATCAAACAGGTGAGTTAACTACCGGAAACGTTAACGTAATATTCAAAGAAATTTCTATTATAGAGTACGCGATACGACTTAATTTTGATACTTTGAAGTCAAAAGAAAACCTTCTCTACTAA
- a CDS encoding acyl carrier protein, whose protein sequence is MSEIAQKVTSIIIDKLGVEESEVNPEASFTNDLGADSLDTVELIMEFEKEFNISIPDDQAENIATVGHAISYLEENVK, encoded by the coding sequence ATGTCTGAAATAGCACAAAAAGTAACGTCAATTATTATTGACAAACTAGGTGTAGAAGAGTCCGAGGTTAACCCAGAGGCAAGCTTCACCAATGATCTAGGAGCTGACTCGCTTGATACCGTGGAGCTGATCATGGAGTTCGAAAAAGAATTCAACATTTCTATTCCTGATGACCAGGCTGAAAACATCGCGACAGTAGGTCACGCTATCTCTTATCTGGAAGAAAACGTTAAGTAA
- the fabF gene encoding beta-ketoacyl-ACP synthase II, which yields MELKRVVVTGIGALTPLGNTKDEYWDSLAKGVSGATPITRFDTEKFRTKFACEVKGFDPQDFLDRKEARKMDPNTQYGMVTGEQAINDSGMDLDSVDKTRIGVIWGTGIGGFSTFQDEVMAFAQGDGTPRFNPFFVPKMIADITPGLLSIKYGFMGPNFATVSACASSNNSITDAFTYIQVGKADAILTGGSEAGVIPSGIGGFNAMKALSERNDSPETASRPYDKDRDGFVLGEGAGSIMLEELEHAKARGAKIYGEILGSGMSADAYHITQPHPEGAGIELVMKNALKDAGLTADKIDYLNTHGTSTPLGDAGEIKAAQRVFGGNAAKMNISSTKSMTGHLLGAAGAVEFIACLMAIEKGIIPPTINHFTDDPEIDPALNLTFNKAQEREVNIAMSNTFGFGGHNTSIIIGKYNG from the coding sequence ATGGAATTAAAACGAGTCGTTGTAACCGGTATTGGTGCCCTTACCCCTTTGGGAAATACTAAAGATGAATATTGGGATTCTTTGGCCAAAGGAGTAAGTGGCGCGACTCCCATTACTCGTTTTGATACCGAAAAATTCCGCACGAAATTCGCCTGTGAAGTAAAGGGGTTTGATCCTCAAGATTTTCTAGATCGAAAGGAAGCTCGCAAAATGGATCCCAATACCCAATACGGTATGGTGACAGGAGAGCAGGCCATCAATGATTCAGGGATGGACCTAGACAGTGTGGACAAAACACGAATTGGCGTGATTTGGGGGACTGGAATTGGTGGATTTAGTACATTCCAAGATGAAGTTATGGCCTTTGCGCAAGGTGACGGAACTCCTCGTTTCAATCCTTTCTTTGTGCCAAAAATGATTGCGGATATTACTCCGGGTCTACTTTCAATTAAGTACGGTTTCATGGGACCCAACTTTGCAACAGTTTCTGCCTGTGCATCTTCCAATAATTCAATTACAGATGCCTTCACATACATTCAAGTAGGTAAGGCAGATGCGATTCTAACTGGCGGATCAGAGGCCGGTGTAATTCCTTCAGGAATTGGAGGATTCAACGCCATGAAAGCCCTATCAGAGAGAAACGACTCTCCAGAAACAGCTTCTCGTCCTTATGATAAGGATCGCGATGGATTCGTGTTAGGAGAAGGCGCTGGCTCAATTATGTTAGAAGAGCTAGAACATGCAAAGGCTAGAGGCGCAAAAATTTATGGAGAGATTTTAGGAAGTGGCATGTCCGCTGATGCGTATCACATTACTCAACCGCATCCAGAAGGTGCAGGTATTGAATTAGTGATGAAAAATGCATTGAAAGATGCAGGCTTGACTGCAGATAAAATTGATTACCTCAATACTCATGGTACTTCCACACCTCTAGGTGATGCAGGTGAAATCAAAGCTGCTCAACGCGTATTTGGTGGAAATGCCGCAAAAATGAATATCAGCTCAACCAAATCCATGACCGGTCACCTCCTTGGTGCAGCTGGAGCAGTAGAGTTTATAGCCTGCCTTATGGCCATTGAAAAAGGAATTATACCACCGACCATTAATCATTTCACTGATGATCCTGAGATCGATCCAGCTTTAAATCTCACATTTAACAAAGCTCAGGAACGTGAAGTAAATATTGCGATGAGCAATACATTTGGCTTTGGTGGACACAATACTTCCATTATTATCGGAAAATACAACGGATAG
- the rnc gene encoding ribonuclease III, giving the protein MYKQAMRHSSVASFNDRGIKESYERLEYLGDAILGMIVAEHLYAKFPFKEEGFLTEIRAKIVNRESLNRLGQKIGLRELVQYNQGSRAHRSVYGDCMEALIGAVYLDHEFHYCKKFVIKKLIKPHYDFDELISKITNFKSRLLEWSQKENKDLRFEIINEEDRKFTAQVFLNETPMEIGYGFSKKKAEQDAAQKTYEKLNLDDTQKK; this is encoded by the coding sequence TTGTATAAGCAAGCAATGCGCCACAGTAGTGTAGCTTCTTTCAATGATCGCGGCATCAAAGAATCATATGAGCGACTGGAATACCTGGGAGATGCCATTCTGGGAATGATTGTAGCAGAGCATCTTTACGCAAAATTCCCATTCAAAGAGGAAGGGTTTTTAACTGAGATTCGAGCAAAGATCGTGAATCGAGAATCACTTAATCGCCTGGGTCAGAAAATAGGACTTAGGGAATTGGTACAATACAACCAGGGATCAAGAGCCCATCGTTCCGTATATGGTGATTGCATGGAAGCTTTAATTGGTGCTGTATATTTAGATCACGAGTTTCACTACTGCAAGAAGTTCGTAATCAAAAAGCTGATCAAACCTCATTATGATTTTGATGAGCTAATATCCAAGATCACCAATTTCAAAAGCAGATTGCTTGAATGGTCACAAAAGGAAAACAAAGACTTACGATTTGAAATCATCAATGAAGAGGATCGTAAGTTTACAGCGCAAGTATTTCTGAATGAAACACCAATGGAAATCGGATATGGCTTCAGCAAGAAAAAAGCAGAGCAGGATGCTGCGCAGAAGACCTATGAAAAGCTAAATTTGGATGATACGCAAAAAAAATGA
- the nadE gene encoding NAD(+) synthase gives MSRKLKLAGACLNQTPIDWENNLRQIESAIEEAKEQSIDILCLPELCITGYGCEDLFLSQWLPEKALEKLLEILPSTKEIALTIGLPLRHENNIYNSTCFVSDGKILGFYAKQKLANDGVHYEPRWFTPWPSTKIDIIEVAGSEYPFGHIIIDHKDISIGFEICEDAWQPNRPCELLTKTVDLILNPSASHFAFDKAKFREDLVCKSSEQFDCVYLYANLLGNEAGRMIYDGDVLIAQKGKLIGRNKRLSFQDYRVLAVEVDFDQSSATENVKPDFKNQYEEFSHAASLALFDYCRKSKSQGFVLSLSGGADSSSIATLVSFAIQNALEQLGKNELERKLGFELAGITWKEIASQLLTTAYQGTVNSSDATFNSAKNLADSLGATFHHWTIDSEVESYQSSIEKALGRKLTWEQDDIALQNIQARSRAPIIWMLANIKNALLLATSNRSEGDVGYATMDGDTSGSISPIAGVSKHFILQWLKYAEDELGFDGLNDVNSLTPTAELRPSDQNQTDEEDLMPYEVLMKIEREAILKGKSPKQVYDLLKGEYADDQLKGWLKKFFRLWTRNQWKRERYAPSFHFDDFNIDPRSWYRFPILSGGYKEELNEL, from the coding sequence ATGAGCCGAAAATTAAAATTGGCTGGAGCTTGCCTGAATCAAACACCAATTGATTGGGAAAACAATCTTAGGCAGATCGAAAGTGCAATAGAAGAGGCTAAAGAACAGTCTATTGACATTTTATGCCTTCCCGAATTATGTATTACGGGATATGGATGCGAAGATTTATTTCTAAGTCAATGGCTTCCTGAAAAAGCACTTGAAAAGCTTCTAGAGATTCTACCTTCGACCAAAGAAATTGCTTTAACAATTGGGCTTCCACTACGTCATGAGAATAACATTTACAACAGCACATGTTTTGTCTCAGATGGGAAAATCTTAGGGTTTTATGCCAAACAGAAACTGGCCAATGATGGCGTACATTATGAGCCCAGATGGTTTACCCCCTGGCCATCAACAAAAATCGACATCATCGAAGTTGCCGGGAGCGAATATCCATTTGGTCATATTATTATTGATCATAAAGATATTTCCATAGGCTTTGAAATATGTGAAGATGCATGGCAGCCCAATAGACCATGTGAGCTACTGACAAAAACCGTAGATCTAATTCTAAATCCAAGCGCCTCACATTTTGCTTTTGATAAGGCTAAGTTCAGAGAAGACCTTGTTTGCAAGAGTTCAGAGCAATTTGATTGTGTGTATCTCTACGCCAATTTGCTTGGGAATGAAGCAGGCAGAATGATCTATGACGGAGATGTGCTAATAGCTCAAAAAGGGAAATTGATTGGGCGAAACAAAAGGTTGTCGTTTCAAGATTATCGAGTGCTCGCTGTAGAGGTAGATTTTGATCAAAGCTCTGCTACCGAGAATGTCAAACCAGATTTCAAAAATCAATACGAGGAGTTTTCTCACGCTGCTTCTCTTGCCTTATTTGATTATTGTCGAAAAAGTAAAAGCCAGGGATTCGTATTGTCCCTTAGTGGTGGCGCGGATAGTAGTAGCATTGCTACATTGGTCAGTTTTGCTATCCAAAATGCATTGGAGCAACTAGGCAAAAATGAACTGGAGCGGAAACTAGGGTTTGAGCTCGCTGGAATCACATGGAAAGAGATTGCATCTCAATTGCTTACTACAGCCTATCAAGGAACAGTGAACTCTTCAGATGCAACATTTAACTCTGCAAAGAATTTGGCAGACAGCTTGGGGGCTACTTTTCATCACTGGACTATTGATAGTGAAGTGGAAAGCTATCAATCAAGCATAGAAAAAGCCTTGGGAAGAAAATTAACCTGGGAGCAGGATGATATAGCCCTTCAAAATATTCAGGCTCGCTCGCGAGCTCCCATTATCTGGATGCTGGCGAATATCAAGAATGCTTTACTTCTTGCCACCTCCAACCGTAGCGAAGGAGATGTAGGTTATGCTACGATGGATGGGGATACTAGCGGAAGCATCTCTCCTATTGCCGGAGTAAGCAAACACTTCATTTTGCAATGGCTGAAATACGCTGAGGATGAATTAGGTTTTGATGGACTGAATGACGTTAACTCCCTCACTCCTACTGCAGAACTCAGGCCAAGCGATCAAAATCAAACCGATGAAGAAGATTTGATGCCGTATGAAGTATTGATGAAAATTGAACGAGAAGCAATTTTAAAAGGAAAATCTCCGAAGCAAGTTTACGATTTATTAAAAGGAGAATATGCTGATGACCAGCTTAAAGGTTGGCTTAAAAAATTCTTTCGGCTCTGGACCAGAAATCAATGGAAGCGAGAACGATATGCTCCTAGTTTTCATTTTGATGATTTCAATATTGACCCACGGTCTTGGTATCGTTTTCCAATTTTAAGTGGTGGATACAAAGAAGAGTTGAATGAACTTTAG
- a CDS encoding M1 family aminopeptidase, which yields MFYSIFKHELSYWLSRPLFYIYSAIFLIAALLIASSAAGIFDEVSAAVDSTRIVNSPSSITGMFNTLSTLIIFLFPTIFGVSVHRDFKCEMHKIMYSYPFTKGHYLLAKFLSSLLIVSGIVLFIGIGLAIGFMLPGTNDQITISFDLIAYAQVYLVYTLPNALLYGSIVFAIVVFTRNLTAGFVAVIALFLIQGLTDILLQDPENKMLAVFMDPFGFSATQYYIQYWTAAERNELYLPFTGLIIYNRLLWLSVAALISGIVYRTFYFGQQALSLSFRKKDSEQVVKSNFGNITRVILSKVEYDFSFLHNLKVMWRLSTMDLKFIVKSWPFIVLTLFGLTMLLIEHSQTGIVRGTPMLPVTWKMLRYSEAFHFAMIVCTFLYSGLLIQRARATDFLQLVDTTPVPNWTLLGSRFLAVIKMQMMMLLIVMVSGISFQVYKGYYDFEIGLYLEGLFGMDLWQFMIWTFLAFFIQTLVRNAYVGTFILIAMFLGFATPLLGMIGFEQDVFVYGRGPGTLYSDMNGFGNSLAAFYAYIFYWMLAGMLLLIGAGLLLDRGILQSFRERLKVMKSRLHGGTRIAFLIILLGFLGMGFRIYYEDNIANPYASSKEKEQYRAEWELKYGRYKGAIQPRITAIEIFLDIFPETLDFKSRGTYKMMNKSSIAIDTIFLKYNDYSSSFEFDQSAQIISEDTIFRFNMYLLEETLLPGDSLELTFKVWNRPNTFLREHSPVLRNGTFLNNFKLFPSLGFPGGGLEDDEVRKKYGLAPYPSKSLPSDTTALGNHQLSRDADWVDFEATISTSEDQTAIAPGYLQEEWVENGRRYFHYKMDSKMLNIYSFNSARYEVKRDRWNEVSLEIYHHKGHERNLDRMMDGMKAALEYCSSNFSPYQHKQARIIEFPKTFGNFAQAFPNTIPFSEGRGFIADVDDSEEGGVDYAFDVTVHEMAHQWWAHQVIGADVSGSGMLAEGLADYVRLKVLEKQYGKGKMRKYLKYATDKYLRDRGRDRKGENPLIFEDNQPYIRYSKASVVLYALSDYIGEKNLNAALSKYVEKVKFQEAPYTTSLELVKYLRTATPDSLRYLITDMFETITLYNNKMISVTSKELDNEKYQLDLEFQVSKYRSDEKGNRSYDEKAKDDGEEILSLALVDYLDIGVFDESGKEIYLEKHKVTSVRNKISIIVDKKPIEVGIDPYNKLIDIESKDNRKKI from the coding sequence ATGTTCTATTCCATTTTCAAGCATGAGCTTTCATACTGGCTCAGTAGACCCTTATTCTATATCTATTCTGCGATCTTTCTGATTGCTGCATTGCTTATCGCATCAAGTGCTGCAGGAATCTTTGATGAGGTGAGTGCAGCTGTTGACTCTACCAGAATTGTGAATTCTCCTTCGTCAATTACGGGCATGTTTAACACGCTATCGACACTTATTATTTTCTTATTCCCCACGATATTTGGTGTGTCTGTACATCGGGATTTTAAGTGCGAGATGCATAAAATTATGTACTCTTACCCCTTTACTAAGGGCCACTATTTACTAGCTAAATTTCTTAGCTCGCTATTGATCGTAAGCGGTATCGTCCTCTTTATTGGGATTGGATTGGCGATTGGGTTTATGCTACCTGGTACCAATGATCAGATCACTATCTCCTTCGACCTGATTGCCTATGCACAGGTGTACCTGGTTTATACACTACCAAATGCGTTGTTATATGGATCGATCGTGTTTGCCATCGTGGTGTTTACAAGGAACCTCACTGCAGGATTTGTTGCCGTCATTGCACTCTTTCTGATTCAGGGACTGACGGATATTCTACTTCAGGATCCGGAAAACAAGATGCTTGCAGTTTTCATGGATCCATTTGGCTTTTCGGCCACACAGTACTACATCCAATATTGGACGGCCGCCGAGAGAAACGAGCTCTACCTGCCCTTCACAGGTCTCATTATTTACAATAGACTGCTCTGGTTGAGTGTTGCCGCCCTGATCTCGGGTATTGTCTATCGCACGTTCTATTTTGGGCAACAGGCACTTTCCTTGTCATTCCGAAAAAAAGATAGCGAGCAAGTAGTAAAAAGCAATTTTGGAAATATTACCAGAGTGATCCTTTCCAAGGTGGAGTATGATTTTTCTTTTCTCCACAACCTAAAGGTGATGTGGAGGCTGTCTACTATGGATCTTAAATTCATAGTGAAAAGCTGGCCATTTATTGTGCTGACATTGTTTGGCCTAACAATGCTTCTGATTGAACATTCTCAAACAGGCATAGTTCGAGGGACTCCCATGTTACCAGTAACGTGGAAGATGCTGCGATATAGTGAGGCCTTTCATTTTGCAATGATTGTTTGCACCTTCTTGTATTCCGGTCTGCTCATTCAGCGAGCAAGAGCAACAGATTTTCTTCAGCTGGTCGATACCACACCTGTTCCGAATTGGACGCTACTTGGATCTCGGTTTCTTGCAGTGATCAAAATGCAGATGATGATGCTACTGATTGTGATGGTATCAGGCATTTCATTCCAAGTGTATAAAGGCTATTATGATTTTGAAATTGGTTTGTATCTAGAGGGATTATTTGGGATGGATTTGTGGCAATTTATGATCTGGACGTTCCTGGCATTCTTTATTCAGACTCTTGTGCGAAATGCTTATGTGGGTACGTTTATTCTTATCGCGATGTTCCTGGGGTTTGCAACTCCTCTGCTTGGAATGATCGGTTTTGAACAGGATGTCTTTGTTTATGGAAGAGGTCCTGGCACACTGTACTCTGATATGAATGGATTTGGCAACAGTTTGGCTGCATTTTATGCGTACATTTTTTATTGGATGCTTGCTGGAATGCTTTTGCTAATTGGAGCCGGGCTGTTACTGGATCGGGGAATTCTTCAGTCCTTTCGGGAACGATTAAAGGTGATGAAGTCTCGTTTACATGGAGGAACGCGGATCGCATTTCTGATCATACTGCTAGGGTTTTTGGGAATGGGATTTCGGATTTACTATGAAGATAATATTGCAAATCCATATGCTTCGTCGAAGGAGAAAGAACAATACCGAGCAGAATGGGAATTGAAATACGGACGATACAAAGGGGCCATCCAACCAAGGATTACCGCTATCGAAATCTTCCTGGATATTTTCCCCGAGACGCTGGATTTTAAATCGCGAGGTACCTACAAAATGATGAACAAATCCTCGATTGCTATCGATACTATTTTCCTTAAATACAATGACTACTCTTCCAGCTTTGAGTTTGATCAATCAGCTCAGATTATATCGGAGGATACCATCTTTAGGTTCAATATGTATCTCCTGGAAGAAACGCTCCTTCCCGGAGACAGTCTCGAGTTAACTTTTAAGGTTTGGAATAGACCCAACACTTTTCTACGTGAACATTCACCGGTATTGCGCAACGGCACCTTCCTTAATAATTTCAAATTGTTTCCTTCACTTGGATTTCCTGGGGGCGGACTGGAAGATGATGAAGTGCGAAAAAAATATGGGTTGGCACCTTATCCTTCAAAGTCGCTCCCGTCAGACACTACCGCTCTGGGCAATCATCAACTTTCGAGAGACGCAGACTGGGTTGATTTTGAAGCTACTATAAGCACTTCGGAGGATCAAACAGCGATTGCCCCAGGCTATTTACAAGAGGAATGGGTTGAGAATGGTCGTAGATATTTCCATTATAAAATGGATAGCAAAATGCTCAACATTTATTCATTCAACTCAGCGCGATACGAGGTGAAAAGGGACCGATGGAATGAGGTCAGTTTGGAAATCTATCACCATAAGGGGCACGAGCGCAACTTGGATAGAATGATGGATGGCATGAAAGCAGCTCTAGAATACTGTTCTAGTAACTTCAGTCCATACCAGCATAAACAAGCTCGGATAATAGAATTTCCAAAAACGTTTGGAAATTTCGCTCAGGCATTTCCCAACACCATTCCTTTTTCAGAGGGTCGTGGTTTCATCGCAGATGTTGACGATTCTGAAGAGGGGGGAGTAGACTATGCCTTTGATGTCACTGTACACGAAATGGCACATCAGTGGTGGGCACATCAGGTGATCGGAGCGGATGTGTCGGGATCAGGTATGCTTGCTGAAGGACTGGCGGATTATGTTCGATTAAAGGTGCTGGAAAAACAATACGGGAAGGGGAAGATGCGCAAGTACCTCAAATATGCAACGGACAAGTATTTACGCGACCGTGGAAGGGATCGAAAAGGAGAGAATCCACTCATATTTGAAGATAACCAGCCTTATATCCGATACTCAAAAGCATCGGTCGTGCTTTATGCCTTAAGTGATTATATAGGAGAAAAGAACCTGAATGCAGCTCTCAGTAAATATGTAGAAAAAGTAAAGTTTCAAGAAGCACCTTATACAACTTCTCTAGAATTGGTGAAATATCTAAGAACTGCCACGCCTGATTCTCTACGGTATTTGATCACAGATATGTTTGAGACCATCACTTTATACAACAACAAAATGATAAGTGTTACCTCGAAGGAACTAGATAATGAGAAATATCAATTGGATCTTGAATTCCAGGTCAGCAAGTATAGAAGTGACGAAAAAGGAAATCGTAGCTACGATGAGAAAGCCAAGGATGATGGGGAGGAGATTCTTTCTCTTGCACTGGTAGATTACCTTGATATTGGGGTTTTTGATGAAAGCGGAAAAGAAATCTATTTAGAGAAGCATAAGGTCACTTCAGTTAGGAATAAGATTTCGATCATTGTTGATAAAAAACCAATCGAAGTGGGTATTGACCCATACAATAAGTTGATTGATATAGAATCTAAGGATAATAGGAAGAAGATTTGA
- a CDS encoding ATP-binding cassette domain-containing protein, producing MKLTIENLTKTYTNGVKAIDGLNLEIGTGMFGLLGPNGAGKSSLMRTIATLQRPDSGTITFGDTDVLKDQTELRKCLGYLPQSFGVYPKMSAEDLLDYLATLKGVKSKDERKKLVHEVLTVTNLFEVRRKNVAGYSGGMKQRFGIAQLLLNEPKLIIVDEPTAGLDPAERSRFLNVIREIGTTSTVIFSTHIVDDVKELCTDMAILNGGRILKHAIPQESLEEFKGRIWSGTIDPEELETKESTLNVLSSNYNQDNRLNIRIYSDSQPAGDFKSATPDLEDVYFYTLKEDELILA from the coding sequence ATGAAACTTACAATTGAAAATTTGACCAAAACATACACCAATGGAGTGAAGGCAATAGACGGCTTGAACCTCGAAATTGGGACAGGAATGTTTGGCCTACTGGGACCAAACGGAGCGGGTAAGTCTTCACTTATGAGAACAATCGCTACACTTCAAAGGCCGGATTCTGGTACAATCACATTTGGAGATACAGATGTACTTAAAGATCAGACCGAGTTAAGAAAATGTTTGGGATATCTGCCTCAATCATTTGGAGTTTACCCTAAAATGTCGGCAGAAGATTTGCTGGATTACCTGGCAACTTTGAAAGGGGTGAAGTCAAAAGATGAACGTAAAAAACTGGTGCATGAAGTGCTCACGGTTACCAACCTCTTTGAGGTAAGAAGGAAAAATGTGGCTGGCTATTCCGGTGGCATGAAGCAGCGATTTGGCATTGCTCAGTTACTGCTTAATGAGCCAAAGCTCATAATTGTTGATGAGCCTACGGCAGGGCTTGATCCGGCAGAGAGGAGCCGATTCCTAAATGTGATTCGCGAAATTGGTACCACTAGTACGGTGATTTTTTCTACTCACATTGTGGATGACGTGAAGGAGCTCTGCACAGATATGGCTATTTTGAATGGAGGGCGAATCTTGAAGCACGCGATTCCTCAGGAATCTCTAGAAGAATTTAAGGGAAGAATATGGAGCGGAACAATTGACCCTGAGGAACTGGAGACTAAAGAATCAACTTTAAATGTCCTGTCTTCAAATTACAACCAAGATAACCGTCTGAACATCAGGATCTACTCAGATTCCCAACCAGCGGGGGACTTCAAAAGCGCTACACCCGATCTTGAGGATGTGTATTTCTATACGCTGAAAGAGGACGAACTCATTCTGGCCTAG
- a CDS encoding YbjQ family protein — protein sequence MIISTTDNIPHKEISEILGIAKGSTVRARHLGRDIFATLKNIVGGEIDEYTKLLAQSREQAMERMILDATKMGADALVNVRLTTSMVMEATSEILAYGTAVRLK from the coding sequence ATGATTATTTCAACAACTGATAACATACCGCATAAGGAAATTTCTGAAATCTTAGGAATAGCTAAAGGGAGTACGGTTCGTGCGAGGCACCTAGGCAGAGACATTTTTGCAACCTTGAAAAATATTGTTGGAGGAGAGATTGATGAGTATACGAAGCTGCTTGCTCAATCGCGCGAACAAGCAATGGAACGAATGATTTTAGATGCTACTAAGATGGGTGCTGATGCTCTGGTGAATGTAAGGCTTACTACGTCTATGGTAATGGAAGCCACTTCAGAGATTCTAGCCTATGGAACAGCTGTGCGACTTAAATAA